From the Corticium candelabrum chromosome 2, ooCorCand1.1, whole genome shotgun sequence genome, one window contains:
- the LOC134176125 gene encoding uncharacterized protein LOC134176125 has product MNQSLLCPILLLLLSTRQSLSSSCSSYSRFDTNPDRFSGLVPSILSREAQISQAQFVSKVRITRVYGSAHNDDKLYKAQVICNLKEILEQSSIQINVSQGDRICQVIHKHTNVGDNVIVLMNESNRVEGIWNLNSPGMFSVQEWERDYQSHLPDNLCFNDVNKPTLSSLKTTTNKANPKPNSCRPVASAQTKTHDSVNCTDIPWHAFIWDRQVCKTRCEAVAIHDSWLLTSARCVSHYTRTPSRLVISLGVSNARQMKKSSRAKFVVLHPQWQDRSDGEGVAYDMALVKMKTSRHNKGLCPTRPISLVSPGDTVTDLHCLGSKTDVYNGYVKKLMLNAPNPKVVDTDHTEAYWAATACRVQNGQRRLFQVLSGISGQFTDPVLTNIYNNKNVTDWITHNINEPHSIS; this is encoded by the exons ATGAATCAATCACTGCTGTGTCCaattcttttgttgctattgtcAACTCGGCAAAGCCTCTCTTCAAGTTGCTCGAGCTATTCTCGATTTGATACAAATCCGGACAGATTTTCAGGTCTTGTTCCTTCCATTCTTTCCAGAGAAGCACAGATCAGCCAGGCTCAGTTTGTTTCCAAGGTCAGAATCACCAGGGTTTATGGAAGCGCTCACAACGATGACAAACTGTATAAAGCACAAGTGATTTGCAACTTGAAAGAAATTCTTGAACAGTCCAGCATTCAAATAAATGTTAGCCAAGGAGACAGAATATGTCAAGTTATACATAAACACACCAATGTTGGAGACAATGTGATTGTCTTAATGAATGAAAGCAATCGAGTTGAAGGCATTTGGAATCTAAACAGTCCTGGAATGTTCAGTGTACAG GAATGGgaaagagactatcaaagcCATCTTCCTGACAATCTTTGCTTTAACGATGTGAACAAACCTACTCTTAGCTCTCTTaaaacaacaactaacaaaGCAAACCCCAAGCCAAATTCCTGTAGACCTGTTGCTTCTGCTCAAACGAAGACACATGATTCTGTCAACTGCACAGACATTCCATGGCATGCCTTCATTTGGGATCGCCAAGTCTGCAAAACACGGTGCGAAGCGGTTGCAATTCATGACTCCTGGCTTCTGACATCGGCTCGCTGTGTTAGTcactacacacgcacaccaagTCGTCTGGTAATCAGCTTGGGAGTCAGCAATGCTCGACAGATGAAGAAGTCCTCTAGAGCAAAGTTCGTTGTTTTACATCCACAGTGGCAAGATCGATCGGACGGGGAAGGTGTGGCATATGACATGGCACTagtgaagatgaagacatCTAGACACAATAAGGGATTATGTCCTACTAGACCAATATCATTGGTGTCACCTGGTGATACCGTCACAGACCTTCACTGCTTGGGATCCAAAACTGATGTTTATAACGGCTATGTAAAGAAGCTAATGTTGAATGCGCCAAATCCGAAAGTAGTAGATACAGATCATACAGAAGCTTATTGGGCAGCAACTGCATGTAGAGTCCAAAATGGTCAGAGGCGCTTGTTCCAAGTTCTTAGTGGCATCTCTGGTCAATTCACGGACCCTGTGTTGACAAACatttacaacaacaagaacgtCACCGACTGGATAACTCACAATATAAACGAGCCTCATAGCATCTCCTGA